A window of Bos taurus isolate L1 Dominette 01449 registration number 42190680 breed Hereford chromosome 19, ARS-UCD2.0, whole genome shotgun sequence contains these coding sequences:
- the WNT9B gene encoding protein Wnt-9b, translating to MALPSWKQLITTYGISQTALILSTAQGMCPQEGPLPLTCPPSLGIVIFHLPSQPPRVTGLPSLAPFSLTGREVLTPFPGLGTAAPAQGGAHLKQCDLLKLSRRQKQLCRREPGLAETLQDAAHLSLLECQFQFRHERWNCSLEGRTGLLKRGFKETAFLYAVSAAALTHTLARACSAGRMERCTCDDSPGLESRQAWQWGVCGDNLKYSTKFLNNFLGPKRGSKDLRARADAHNTHVGIKAVKSGLRTTCKCHGVSGSCAVRTCWKQLSPFRDTGQVLKLRYDSAVKVSSASNEALGRLELWAPARPGSPSKGPAPRPGDLVYMEDSPSFCRPSKYSPGTGGRVCSREASCSSLCCGRGYDTQSRLTAFSCHCQVQWCCYVECQQCVREELVYTCKH from the exons ATGGCTCTCCCTTCCTGGAAGCAGCTGATAACTACATACGGTATTTCCCAAACTGCCCTGATTCTCAGCACTGCCCAGGGAATGTG CCCCCAAGAAGGCCCCCTTCCCCTCACCTGCCCCCCATCCTTAGGGATTGTCATCTTTCACCTTCCATCACAACCCCCAAGGGTCACTGGTCTCCCTTCTCTTGCTCCCTTTAGCCTGACCGGGCGGGAGGTCCTGACGCCCTTCCCCGGGCTGGGCACCGCTGCCCCAGCACAGGGCGGGGCCCACCTGAAGCAGTGTGACCTCCTGAAGTTGTCCCGCCGGCAGAAGCAGCTCTGTCGGCGGGAGCCAGGCCTGGCTGAGACCCTGCAGGATGCCGCACACCTCAGCCTGCTCGAGTGCCAGTTTCAGTTCCGGCATGAGCGCTGGAACTGCAGCCTGGAGGGGAGGACGGGGCTGCTCAAGAGAg GTTTCAAGGAGACGGCCTTCCTGTATGCGGTGTCCGCAGCCGCCCTTACGCACACTCTGGCCCGGGCCTGCAGCGCTGGCCGCATGGAGCGGTGCACCTGTGATGACTCCCCGGGCCTCGAGAGCCGGCAAGCCTGGcagtggggtgtgtgtggtgaCAACCTCAAGTATAGCACCAAGTTCCTGAACAACTTTCTGGGGCCCAAGAGAGGAAGCAAAGACCTGCGGGCGCGGGCAGACGCCCACAACACCCACGTGGGCATCAAG GCCGTGAAGAGTGGCCTCCGGACCACGTGTAAGTGCCACGGCGTGTCAGGCTCCTGCGCCGTGCGCACCTGCTGGAAGCAGCTGTCCCCGTTCCGCGACACAGGCCAGGTGCTGAAGCTGCGCTACGACTCAGCCGTCAAGGTGTCCAGTGCCAGCAATGAGGCCTTGGGCCGCCTGGAGCTGTGGGCACCGGCCAGACCAGGCAGTCCCAGCAAGGGCCCGGCGCCGCGGCCTGGGGACCTGGTCTACATGGAGGACTCGCCCAGTTTCTGCCGGCCCAGCAAGTACTCACCTGGCACAGGGGGCAGGGTGTGCTCCCGCGAGGCCAGCTGCAGCAGCCTGTGCTGCGGGCGTGGCTACGACACCCAGAGCCGCCTGACGGCCTTCTCCTGCCACTGCCAGGTGCAGTGGTGCTGCTACGTGGAGTGCCAGCAGTGTGTGCGGGAGGAGCTTGTATACACCTGTAAGCACTAG